One genomic region from Manis pentadactyla isolate mManPen7 chromosome 12, mManPen7.hap1, whole genome shotgun sequence encodes:
- the USHBP1 gene encoding harmonin-binding protein USHBP1 isoform X2 — MSARATRPRSRRGRHALPGELDPVAEEAEAASVNSELGPQPSQDSCKPELLGPKVEASVQGLGSRTDKKADGDSIRGLASVHKGPHEPADEAHQAPEAAPQDTETVPYGPGAPDVFQTLEHALSSLEAAAAAWRCQPPSCPGLMEAEDRSEVGPSACLQQEAGSCQGEVARLTERNAWLRLALGCRHEELTHMQASLQAVQAEKEMLQREVQELQDSLEPFPPPSRGQAGGASDSGSSNSGVDEELWGTQRLCSDSSIQTLGSLPIQPHAPEMHIMEAQMERLRGSIEKLKCFNRLLSAVLRGYKGQCEGLSMQLGRRESEATALHLALQYSEHCEEAYEALLTLRKADPGPGEAPTGDLEAAEKGAQRLLAQEEAAVDGGALRDPWPSPEGSSVHKSTPQEVATRLQGYVQCLQDRRALVKIPPEPGPTLAPMPTVPRAEAMVKALLGTQPGPALPRLEKMQIQQDLAATRETLADLLLRLQLVQREKRGLELREAALRAQGPAHTLLLEQLQWEQAQLQGGGAGSSGGDSSGDEEWSQGPPAVPGGGRGTDGGQVGKVQDPEELSQELEASLTRALGLQEQLQSLREELEHVAQKGRARRAQSAELNSDLCKAHSALVLAFRGAHRKQEERQRKMEQQMAFMKARQAEELAVLEATMRALQKPRPPSRCGETLL; from the exons ATGAGTGCGCGGGCCACACGTCCCCGAAGCCGGCGAGGGAGACATGCTCTGCCC GGTGAGCTGGACCCTGTGGCAGAAGAGGCTGAGGCAGCCAGCGTAAATTCTGAGCTGGGCCCTCAGCCATCTCAGGACAGCTGTAAGCCTGAGCTGCTGGGGCCCAAGGTGGAGGCCAGTGTGCAGGGCCTGGGGAGCAG GACCGACAAAAAGGCTGATGGGGATTCTATCAGGGGACTGGCCTCTGTCCACAAGGGACCCCATGAGCCTGCAGATGAAGCCCACCAGGCTCCGGAGGCAGCCCCGCAGGACACGGAGACTGTCCCTTATGGACCTGGGGCTCCTGATGTGTTTCAGACTCTTGAGCATGCTCTGAGCTCTCTGGAGGCAGCGGCTGCTGCCTGGCGCTGCCAGCCCCCAAGCTGTCCTGGGTTGATGGAGGCAGAGGATAGAAGTGAAGTGGGACCAAGTGCCTGCTTGCAGCAGGAAGCAGGGAGCTGCCAGGGGGAGGTGGCCCGCCTCACAGAGAGGAATGCATGGCTGCGTTTAGCCCTGGGCTGCCGCCACGAGGAGCTGACCCACATGCAGGCCTCCCTGCAGGCCGTTCAGGCGGAGAAGGAGATGCTGCAGAGAGAG GTCCAGGAGCTGCAGGATTCCCTGGAGCCTTTCCCACCTCCCTCCCGTGGCCAAGCAGGTGGTGCTTCGGACAGTGGGTCCAGCAACTCTGGGGTAGATGAGGAGCTCTGGGGGACTCAG CGCCTCTGCAGTGATTCCAGCATCCAGACACTTGGGTCTCTCCCCATCCAGCCTCATGCCCCCGAGATGCACATCATGGAAGCCCAGATGGAGCGACTTCGGGG GAGTATTGAGAAGCTCAAATGCTTCAACCGCCTGCTGTCAGCTGTGCTCCGGGGGTACAAGGGTCAGTGTGAAGGCCTCAGCATGCAGCTGGGCCGGCGGGAGTCTGAGGCCACAGCTCTGCACCTGGCCTTGCAGTACAG TGAGCACTGTGAGGAAGCGTACGAGGCCCTGCTCACTCTCCGGAAGGCAGACCCGGGACCAGGAGAGGCCCCCACAGGCGACCTAGAGGCAGCTGAGAAGGGAGCCCAGAGGCTGCTGGCACAGGAGGAGGCTGCCGTGGATGGAGGAGCACTGCGGGATCCATGGCCAAG CCCTGAGGGCAGCAGTGTGCATAAGTCCACACCACAGGAGGTGGCTACCCGGCTCCAGGGTTATGTCCAGTGTCTCCAGGATCGCCGCGCTCTGGTGAAGATTCCCCCAGAGCCTGGCCCCACATTGGCACCCATGCCTACTGTGCCCCGTGCAGAAGCCATGGTGAAAGCTCTTCTGGGGAcccagcctggcccagccctACCCCGGCTGGAGAAGATGCAGATCCAGCAGGACTTGGCAGCCACACGG GAGACGCTGGCCGACCTGCTGCTGCGGCTGCAGCTGGTGCAGCGGGAGAAACGGGGCCTGGAGCTGCGGGAGGCCGCCCTCCgagcccagggcccagcccacACACTCCTGCTGGAGCAGCTGCAGTGGGAGCAGGCACAGCTCCAGGGCGGTGGCGCCGGCAGCAGTGGTGGGGACAGCAGCGGGGATGAGGAGTGGTCCCAG GGCCCTCCTGCTGTCCCTGGTGGAGGCAGGGGCACTGATGGAGGTCAGGTGGGCAAAGTGCAGGACCCAGAGGAGCTATCTCAGGAACTGGAGGCATCACTTACCCG GGCCCTGGGACTGCAGGAGCAGCTGCAGTCTTTGAGGGAAGAGCTGGAACATGTGGCTCAGAAGGGGCGAGCCAGACGTGCTCAGAGTGCTGAGCTGAACAGTGACCTATGCAAGGCTCATAG tGCCTTGGTCCTGGCCTTCCGAGGTGCCCACCGGAAGCAGGAGGAACGACAGCGGAAGATGGAGCAACAGATGGCATTCATGAAGGCCCGACAGGCAGAGGAACTGGCTGTGCTGGAAGCCACCATGCGGGCTCTGCAGAAGCCCAGGCCACCTTCCCGGTGTGGGGAGACACTTCTGTAG
- the USHBP1 gene encoding harmonin-binding protein USHBP1 isoform X3 produces MSARATRPRSRRGRHALPGELDPVAEEAEAASVNSELGPQPSQDSCKPELLGPKVEASVQGLGSRTDKKADGDSIRGLASVHKGPHEPADEAHQAPEAAPQDTETVPYGPGAPDVFQTLEHALSSLEAAAAAWRCQPPSCPGLMEAEDRSEVGPSACLQQEAGSCQGEVARLTERNAWLRLALGCRHEELTHMQASLQAVQAEKEMLQREVQELQDSLEPFPPPSRGQAGGASDSGSSNSGVDEELWGTQDPFSLAHPMIQRLCSDSSIQTLGSLPIQPHAPEMHIMEAQMERLRGSIEKLKCFNRLLSAVLRGYKGQCEGLSMQLGRRESEATALHLALQYSPEGSSVHKSTPQEVATRLQGYVQCLQDRRALVKIPPEPGPTLAPMPTVPRAEAMVKALLGTQPGPALPRLEKMQIQQDLAATRETLADLLLRLQLVQREKRGLELREAALRAQGPAHTLLLEQLQWEQAQLQGGGAGSSGGDSSGDEEWSQGPPAVPGGGRGTDGGQVGKVQDPEELSQELEASLTRALGLQEQLQSLREELEHVAQKGRARRAQSAELNSDLCKAHSALVLAFRGAHRKQEERQRKMEQQMAFMKARQAEELAVLEATMRALQKPRPPSRCGETLL; encoded by the exons ATGAGTGCGCGGGCCACACGTCCCCGAAGCCGGCGAGGGAGACATGCTCTGCCC GGTGAGCTGGACCCTGTGGCAGAAGAGGCTGAGGCAGCCAGCGTAAATTCTGAGCTGGGCCCTCAGCCATCTCAGGACAGCTGTAAGCCTGAGCTGCTGGGGCCCAAGGTGGAGGCCAGTGTGCAGGGCCTGGGGAGCAG GACCGACAAAAAGGCTGATGGGGATTCTATCAGGGGACTGGCCTCTGTCCACAAGGGACCCCATGAGCCTGCAGATGAAGCCCACCAGGCTCCGGAGGCAGCCCCGCAGGACACGGAGACTGTCCCTTATGGACCTGGGGCTCCTGATGTGTTTCAGACTCTTGAGCATGCTCTGAGCTCTCTGGAGGCAGCGGCTGCTGCCTGGCGCTGCCAGCCCCCAAGCTGTCCTGGGTTGATGGAGGCAGAGGATAGAAGTGAAGTGGGACCAAGTGCCTGCTTGCAGCAGGAAGCAGGGAGCTGCCAGGGGGAGGTGGCCCGCCTCACAGAGAGGAATGCATGGCTGCGTTTAGCCCTGGGCTGCCGCCACGAGGAGCTGACCCACATGCAGGCCTCCCTGCAGGCCGTTCAGGCGGAGAAGGAGATGCTGCAGAGAGAG GTCCAGGAGCTGCAGGATTCCCTGGAGCCTTTCCCACCTCCCTCCCGTGGCCAAGCAGGTGGTGCTTCGGACAGTGGGTCCAGCAACTCTGGGGTAGATGAGGAGCTCTGGGGGACTCAG GACCCCTTCTCTCTGGCTCACCCCATGATCCAGCGCCTCTGCAGTGATTCCAGCATCCAGACACTTGGGTCTCTCCCCATCCAGCCTCATGCCCCCGAGATGCACATCATGGAAGCCCAGATGGAGCGACTTCGGGG GAGTATTGAGAAGCTCAAATGCTTCAACCGCCTGCTGTCAGCTGTGCTCCGGGGGTACAAGGGTCAGTGTGAAGGCCTCAGCATGCAGCTGGGCCGGCGGGAGTCTGAGGCCACAGCTCTGCACCTGGCCTTGCAGTACAG CCCTGAGGGCAGCAGTGTGCATAAGTCCACACCACAGGAGGTGGCTACCCGGCTCCAGGGTTATGTCCAGTGTCTCCAGGATCGCCGCGCTCTGGTGAAGATTCCCCCAGAGCCTGGCCCCACATTGGCACCCATGCCTACTGTGCCCCGTGCAGAAGCCATGGTGAAAGCTCTTCTGGGGAcccagcctggcccagccctACCCCGGCTGGAGAAGATGCAGATCCAGCAGGACTTGGCAGCCACACGG GAGACGCTGGCCGACCTGCTGCTGCGGCTGCAGCTGGTGCAGCGGGAGAAACGGGGCCTGGAGCTGCGGGAGGCCGCCCTCCgagcccagggcccagcccacACACTCCTGCTGGAGCAGCTGCAGTGGGAGCAGGCACAGCTCCAGGGCGGTGGCGCCGGCAGCAGTGGTGGGGACAGCAGCGGGGATGAGGAGTGGTCCCAG GGCCCTCCTGCTGTCCCTGGTGGAGGCAGGGGCACTGATGGAGGTCAGGTGGGCAAAGTGCAGGACCCAGAGGAGCTATCTCAGGAACTGGAGGCATCACTTACCCG GGCCCTGGGACTGCAGGAGCAGCTGCAGTCTTTGAGGGAAGAGCTGGAACATGTGGCTCAGAAGGGGCGAGCCAGACGTGCTCAGAGTGCTGAGCTGAACAGTGACCTATGCAAGGCTCATAG tGCCTTGGTCCTGGCCTTCCGAGGTGCCCACCGGAAGCAGGAGGAACGACAGCGGAAGATGGAGCAACAGATGGCATTCATGAAGGCCCGACAGGCAGAGGAACTGGCTGTGCTGGAAGCCACCATGCGGGCTCTGCAGAAGCCCAGGCCACCTTCCCGGTGTGGGGAGACACTTCTGTAG
- the USHBP1 gene encoding harmonin-binding protein USHBP1 isoform X1, whose amino-acid sequence MSARATRPRSRRGRHALPGELDPVAEEAEAASVNSELGPQPSQDSCKPELLGPKVEASVQGLGSRTDKKADGDSIRGLASVHKGPHEPADEAHQAPEAAPQDTETVPYGPGAPDVFQTLEHALSSLEAAAAAWRCQPPSCPGLMEAEDRSEVGPSACLQQEAGSCQGEVARLTERNAWLRLALGCRHEELTHMQASLQAVQAEKEMLQREVQELQDSLEPFPPPSRGQAGGASDSGSSNSGVDEELWGTQDPFSLAHPMIQRLCSDSSIQTLGSLPIQPHAPEMHIMEAQMERLRGSIEKLKCFNRLLSAVLRGYKGQCEGLSMQLGRRESEATALHLALQYSEHCEEAYEALLTLRKADPGPGEAPTGDLEAAEKGAQRLLAQEEAAVDGGALRDPWPSPEGSSVHKSTPQEVATRLQGYVQCLQDRRALVKIPPEPGPTLAPMPTVPRAEAMVKALLGTQPGPALPRLEKMQIQQDLAATRETLADLLLRLQLVQREKRGLELREAALRAQGPAHTLLLEQLQWEQAQLQGGGAGSSGGDSSGDEEWSQGPPAVPGGGRGTDGGQVGKVQDPEELSQELEASLTRALGLQEQLQSLREELEHVAQKGRARRAQSAELNSDLCKAHSALVLAFRGAHRKQEERQRKMEQQMAFMKARQAEELAVLEATMRALQKPRPPSRCGETLL is encoded by the exons ATGAGTGCGCGGGCCACACGTCCCCGAAGCCGGCGAGGGAGACATGCTCTGCCC GGTGAGCTGGACCCTGTGGCAGAAGAGGCTGAGGCAGCCAGCGTAAATTCTGAGCTGGGCCCTCAGCCATCTCAGGACAGCTGTAAGCCTGAGCTGCTGGGGCCCAAGGTGGAGGCCAGTGTGCAGGGCCTGGGGAGCAG GACCGACAAAAAGGCTGATGGGGATTCTATCAGGGGACTGGCCTCTGTCCACAAGGGACCCCATGAGCCTGCAGATGAAGCCCACCAGGCTCCGGAGGCAGCCCCGCAGGACACGGAGACTGTCCCTTATGGACCTGGGGCTCCTGATGTGTTTCAGACTCTTGAGCATGCTCTGAGCTCTCTGGAGGCAGCGGCTGCTGCCTGGCGCTGCCAGCCCCCAAGCTGTCCTGGGTTGATGGAGGCAGAGGATAGAAGTGAAGTGGGACCAAGTGCCTGCTTGCAGCAGGAAGCAGGGAGCTGCCAGGGGGAGGTGGCCCGCCTCACAGAGAGGAATGCATGGCTGCGTTTAGCCCTGGGCTGCCGCCACGAGGAGCTGACCCACATGCAGGCCTCCCTGCAGGCCGTTCAGGCGGAGAAGGAGATGCTGCAGAGAGAG GTCCAGGAGCTGCAGGATTCCCTGGAGCCTTTCCCACCTCCCTCCCGTGGCCAAGCAGGTGGTGCTTCGGACAGTGGGTCCAGCAACTCTGGGGTAGATGAGGAGCTCTGGGGGACTCAG GACCCCTTCTCTCTGGCTCACCCCATGATCCAGCGCCTCTGCAGTGATTCCAGCATCCAGACACTTGGGTCTCTCCCCATCCAGCCTCATGCCCCCGAGATGCACATCATGGAAGCCCAGATGGAGCGACTTCGGGG GAGTATTGAGAAGCTCAAATGCTTCAACCGCCTGCTGTCAGCTGTGCTCCGGGGGTACAAGGGTCAGTGTGAAGGCCTCAGCATGCAGCTGGGCCGGCGGGAGTCTGAGGCCACAGCTCTGCACCTGGCCTTGCAGTACAG TGAGCACTGTGAGGAAGCGTACGAGGCCCTGCTCACTCTCCGGAAGGCAGACCCGGGACCAGGAGAGGCCCCCACAGGCGACCTAGAGGCAGCTGAGAAGGGAGCCCAGAGGCTGCTGGCACAGGAGGAGGCTGCCGTGGATGGAGGAGCACTGCGGGATCCATGGCCAAG CCCTGAGGGCAGCAGTGTGCATAAGTCCACACCACAGGAGGTGGCTACCCGGCTCCAGGGTTATGTCCAGTGTCTCCAGGATCGCCGCGCTCTGGTGAAGATTCCCCCAGAGCCTGGCCCCACATTGGCACCCATGCCTACTGTGCCCCGTGCAGAAGCCATGGTGAAAGCTCTTCTGGGGAcccagcctggcccagccctACCCCGGCTGGAGAAGATGCAGATCCAGCAGGACTTGGCAGCCACACGG GAGACGCTGGCCGACCTGCTGCTGCGGCTGCAGCTGGTGCAGCGGGAGAAACGGGGCCTGGAGCTGCGGGAGGCCGCCCTCCgagcccagggcccagcccacACACTCCTGCTGGAGCAGCTGCAGTGGGAGCAGGCACAGCTCCAGGGCGGTGGCGCCGGCAGCAGTGGTGGGGACAGCAGCGGGGATGAGGAGTGGTCCCAG GGCCCTCCTGCTGTCCCTGGTGGAGGCAGGGGCACTGATGGAGGTCAGGTGGGCAAAGTGCAGGACCCAGAGGAGCTATCTCAGGAACTGGAGGCATCACTTACCCG GGCCCTGGGACTGCAGGAGCAGCTGCAGTCTTTGAGGGAAGAGCTGGAACATGTGGCTCAGAAGGGGCGAGCCAGACGTGCTCAGAGTGCTGAGCTGAACAGTGACCTATGCAAGGCTCATAG tGCCTTGGTCCTGGCCTTCCGAGGTGCCCACCGGAAGCAGGAGGAACGACAGCGGAAGATGGAGCAACAGATGGCATTCATGAAGGCCCGACAGGCAGAGGAACTGGCTGTGCTGGAAGCCACCATGCGGGCTCTGCAGAAGCCCAGGCCACCTTCCCGGTGTGGGGAGACACTTCTGTAG
- the USHBP1 gene encoding harmonin-binding protein USHBP1 isoform X5, which produces MSARATRPRSRRGRHALPGELDPVAEEAEAASVNSELGPQPSQDSCKPELLGPKVEASVQGLGSRTDKKADGDSIRGLASVHKGPHEPADEAHQAPEAAPQDTETVPYGPGAPDVFQTLEHALSSLEAAAAAWRCQPPSCPGLMEAEDRSEVGPSACLQQEAGSCQGEVARLTERNAWLRLALGCRHEELTHMQASLQAVQAEKEMLQREVQELQDSLEPFPPPSRGQAGGASDSGSSNSGVDEELWGTQDPFSLAHPMIQRLCSDSSIQTLGSLPIQPHAPEMHIMEAQMERLRGSIEKLKCFNRLLSAVLRGYKGQCEGLSMQLGRRESEATALHLALQYSEHCEEAYEALLTLRKADPGPGEAPTGDLEAAEKGAQRLLAQEEAAVDGGALRDPWPSPEGSSVHKSTPQEVATRLQGYVQCLQDRRALVKIPPEPGPTLAPMPTVPRAEAMVKALLGTQPGPALPRLEKMQIQQDLAATRETLADLLLRLQLVQREKRGLELREAALRAQGPAHTLLLEQLQWEQAQLQGGGAGSSGGDSSGDEEWSQGPGTAGAAAVFEGRAGTCGSEGASQTCSEC; this is translated from the exons ATGAGTGCGCGGGCCACACGTCCCCGAAGCCGGCGAGGGAGACATGCTCTGCCC GGTGAGCTGGACCCTGTGGCAGAAGAGGCTGAGGCAGCCAGCGTAAATTCTGAGCTGGGCCCTCAGCCATCTCAGGACAGCTGTAAGCCTGAGCTGCTGGGGCCCAAGGTGGAGGCCAGTGTGCAGGGCCTGGGGAGCAG GACCGACAAAAAGGCTGATGGGGATTCTATCAGGGGACTGGCCTCTGTCCACAAGGGACCCCATGAGCCTGCAGATGAAGCCCACCAGGCTCCGGAGGCAGCCCCGCAGGACACGGAGACTGTCCCTTATGGACCTGGGGCTCCTGATGTGTTTCAGACTCTTGAGCATGCTCTGAGCTCTCTGGAGGCAGCGGCTGCTGCCTGGCGCTGCCAGCCCCCAAGCTGTCCTGGGTTGATGGAGGCAGAGGATAGAAGTGAAGTGGGACCAAGTGCCTGCTTGCAGCAGGAAGCAGGGAGCTGCCAGGGGGAGGTGGCCCGCCTCACAGAGAGGAATGCATGGCTGCGTTTAGCCCTGGGCTGCCGCCACGAGGAGCTGACCCACATGCAGGCCTCCCTGCAGGCCGTTCAGGCGGAGAAGGAGATGCTGCAGAGAGAG GTCCAGGAGCTGCAGGATTCCCTGGAGCCTTTCCCACCTCCCTCCCGTGGCCAAGCAGGTGGTGCTTCGGACAGTGGGTCCAGCAACTCTGGGGTAGATGAGGAGCTCTGGGGGACTCAG GACCCCTTCTCTCTGGCTCACCCCATGATCCAGCGCCTCTGCAGTGATTCCAGCATCCAGACACTTGGGTCTCTCCCCATCCAGCCTCATGCCCCCGAGATGCACATCATGGAAGCCCAGATGGAGCGACTTCGGGG GAGTATTGAGAAGCTCAAATGCTTCAACCGCCTGCTGTCAGCTGTGCTCCGGGGGTACAAGGGTCAGTGTGAAGGCCTCAGCATGCAGCTGGGCCGGCGGGAGTCTGAGGCCACAGCTCTGCACCTGGCCTTGCAGTACAG TGAGCACTGTGAGGAAGCGTACGAGGCCCTGCTCACTCTCCGGAAGGCAGACCCGGGACCAGGAGAGGCCCCCACAGGCGACCTAGAGGCAGCTGAGAAGGGAGCCCAGAGGCTGCTGGCACAGGAGGAGGCTGCCGTGGATGGAGGAGCACTGCGGGATCCATGGCCAAG CCCTGAGGGCAGCAGTGTGCATAAGTCCACACCACAGGAGGTGGCTACCCGGCTCCAGGGTTATGTCCAGTGTCTCCAGGATCGCCGCGCTCTGGTGAAGATTCCCCCAGAGCCTGGCCCCACATTGGCACCCATGCCTACTGTGCCCCGTGCAGAAGCCATGGTGAAAGCTCTTCTGGGGAcccagcctggcccagccctACCCCGGCTGGAGAAGATGCAGATCCAGCAGGACTTGGCAGCCACACGG GAGACGCTGGCCGACCTGCTGCTGCGGCTGCAGCTGGTGCAGCGGGAGAAACGGGGCCTGGAGCTGCGGGAGGCCGCCCTCCgagcccagggcccagcccacACACTCCTGCTGGAGCAGCTGCAGTGGGAGCAGGCACAGCTCCAGGGCGGTGGCGCCGGCAGCAGTGGTGGGGACAGCAGCGGGGATGAGGAGTGGTCCCAG GGCCCTGGGACTGCAGGAGCAGCTGCAGTCTTTGAGGGAAGAGCTGGAACATGTGGCTCAGAAGGGGCGAGCCAGACGTGCTCAGAGTGCTGA
- the USHBP1 gene encoding harmonin-binding protein USHBP1 isoform X4 codes for MLCPTDKKADGDSIRGLASVHKGPHEPADEAHQAPEAAPQDTETVPYGPGAPDVFQTLEHALSSLEAAAAAWRCQPPSCPGLMEAEDRSEVGPSACLQQEAGSCQGEVARLTERNAWLRLALGCRHEELTHMQASLQAVQAEKEMLQREVQELQDSLEPFPPPSRGQAGGASDSGSSNSGVDEELWGTQDPFSLAHPMIQRLCSDSSIQTLGSLPIQPHAPEMHIMEAQMERLRGSIEKLKCFNRLLSAVLRGYKGQCEGLSMQLGRRESEATALHLALQYSEHCEEAYEALLTLRKADPGPGEAPTGDLEAAEKGAQRLLAQEEAAVDGGALRDPWPSPEGSSVHKSTPQEVATRLQGYVQCLQDRRALVKIPPEPGPTLAPMPTVPRAEAMVKALLGTQPGPALPRLEKMQIQQDLAATRETLADLLLRLQLVQREKRGLELREAALRAQGPAHTLLLEQLQWEQAQLQGGGAGSSGGDSSGDEEWSQGPPAVPGGGRGTDGGQVGKVQDPEELSQELEASLTRALGLQEQLQSLREELEHVAQKGRARRAQSAELNSDLCKAHSALVLAFRGAHRKQEERQRKMEQQMAFMKARQAEELAVLEATMRALQKPRPPSRCGETLL; via the exons ATGCTCTGCCC GACCGACAAAAAGGCTGATGGGGATTCTATCAGGGGACTGGCCTCTGTCCACAAGGGACCCCATGAGCCTGCAGATGAAGCCCACCAGGCTCCGGAGGCAGCCCCGCAGGACACGGAGACTGTCCCTTATGGACCTGGGGCTCCTGATGTGTTTCAGACTCTTGAGCATGCTCTGAGCTCTCTGGAGGCAGCGGCTGCTGCCTGGCGCTGCCAGCCCCCAAGCTGTCCTGGGTTGATGGAGGCAGAGGATAGAAGTGAAGTGGGACCAAGTGCCTGCTTGCAGCAGGAAGCAGGGAGCTGCCAGGGGGAGGTGGCCCGCCTCACAGAGAGGAATGCATGGCTGCGTTTAGCCCTGGGCTGCCGCCACGAGGAGCTGACCCACATGCAGGCCTCCCTGCAGGCCGTTCAGGCGGAGAAGGAGATGCTGCAGAGAGAG GTCCAGGAGCTGCAGGATTCCCTGGAGCCTTTCCCACCTCCCTCCCGTGGCCAAGCAGGTGGTGCTTCGGACAGTGGGTCCAGCAACTCTGGGGTAGATGAGGAGCTCTGGGGGACTCAG GACCCCTTCTCTCTGGCTCACCCCATGATCCAGCGCCTCTGCAGTGATTCCAGCATCCAGACACTTGGGTCTCTCCCCATCCAGCCTCATGCCCCCGAGATGCACATCATGGAAGCCCAGATGGAGCGACTTCGGGG GAGTATTGAGAAGCTCAAATGCTTCAACCGCCTGCTGTCAGCTGTGCTCCGGGGGTACAAGGGTCAGTGTGAAGGCCTCAGCATGCAGCTGGGCCGGCGGGAGTCTGAGGCCACAGCTCTGCACCTGGCCTTGCAGTACAG TGAGCACTGTGAGGAAGCGTACGAGGCCCTGCTCACTCTCCGGAAGGCAGACCCGGGACCAGGAGAGGCCCCCACAGGCGACCTAGAGGCAGCTGAGAAGGGAGCCCAGAGGCTGCTGGCACAGGAGGAGGCTGCCGTGGATGGAGGAGCACTGCGGGATCCATGGCCAAG CCCTGAGGGCAGCAGTGTGCATAAGTCCACACCACAGGAGGTGGCTACCCGGCTCCAGGGTTATGTCCAGTGTCTCCAGGATCGCCGCGCTCTGGTGAAGATTCCCCCAGAGCCTGGCCCCACATTGGCACCCATGCCTACTGTGCCCCGTGCAGAAGCCATGGTGAAAGCTCTTCTGGGGAcccagcctggcccagccctACCCCGGCTGGAGAAGATGCAGATCCAGCAGGACTTGGCAGCCACACGG GAGACGCTGGCCGACCTGCTGCTGCGGCTGCAGCTGGTGCAGCGGGAGAAACGGGGCCTGGAGCTGCGGGAGGCCGCCCTCCgagcccagggcccagcccacACACTCCTGCTGGAGCAGCTGCAGTGGGAGCAGGCACAGCTCCAGGGCGGTGGCGCCGGCAGCAGTGGTGGGGACAGCAGCGGGGATGAGGAGTGGTCCCAG GGCCCTCCTGCTGTCCCTGGTGGAGGCAGGGGCACTGATGGAGGTCAGGTGGGCAAAGTGCAGGACCCAGAGGAGCTATCTCAGGAACTGGAGGCATCACTTACCCG GGCCCTGGGACTGCAGGAGCAGCTGCAGTCTTTGAGGGAAGAGCTGGAACATGTGGCTCAGAAGGGGCGAGCCAGACGTGCTCAGAGTGCTGAGCTGAACAGTGACCTATGCAAGGCTCATAG tGCCTTGGTCCTGGCCTTCCGAGGTGCCCACCGGAAGCAGGAGGAACGACAGCGGAAGATGGAGCAACAGATGGCATTCATGAAGGCCCGACAGGCAGAGGAACTGGCTGTGCTGGAAGCCACCATGCGGGCTCTGCAGAAGCCCAGGCCACCTTCCCGGTGTGGGGAGACACTTCTGTAG